The Lynx canadensis isolate LIC74 chromosome A2, mLynCan4.pri.v2, whole genome shotgun sequence DNA segment tgctaggaatttacccaagggatacaggagtactgatgcataggggcacttgtaccccaatgttcatagcagcactctcaacaatagccaaattatggaaagagcctaaatgtccatcaactgatgaatggataaagaaattgtgtttgtatgcacaatggaatactacttggcaatgagaaagaatgaaatctggccttttgtagcaacgtggatggaactggagagtgttatgctaagtgaaataagtcatacagagacagatagataccatatgttttcactcttatgtgggtcctgagaaacttaacagaagaccttgggggaggggaagaaaaaaaaaagttagagagggagggaggcaagccataagagactcttaaaaactgagaataaactaagggttgatggggggtgggagggaggggagggtgggtaatgggcattgaggagggcacctgttaggctgagcactgggtgttgtatggaaaccaacttgacaataaatttcatattaaaaaaaaaaacttacagtcTCTGATTTTTAGATTTTCACTTTAATGGAGGCTGAATTAAAGAATATGGAGTTTATAAACTTAGATTCTACAAAGCTAAGCTTCTTTCTCTTTACTCTGACCCCAGGATGGGATAGTTGGAATTTGGGTTGGGGCGACCACCTCTGGAACCACATCTCCACCAATTATCTCTGTTCAGACAGATGGGCAGTTAAGACTGGTGGGAGAGAGTCCTACAAGGAGATGAGGTGCTGCTACCCTTATTAGCAGGGCTTCCCTTGAGGGCTGGATCCAGAACACTTAAGCAGAGGTTGGACTGCTTGTTTGTgtgctttttgcttttaactcctCTGCAGCAGCTAGTTCTTCAAGCAAAGGTAAATTCCCTGTTTCTCACTTAGATACCAAATAGCCAAGCATGACATCCATCAACAACCCCACTCCCCAGACCCACACCCAACCTTTCTCCTAGGACAAATGAGGCTCCTCGTTCTGCTTCTTGTAGAAGAAGGGCTATTCTCCAAATGCCCTCTGCCCAGGTGACTTCCTCTTCTAACCCCATAAAGCATTTCTTATTAAAGAGCAGcaaaaaaatcttacaatttAATCTTTAGCAAGTTGATCCTCTAGTAGCCACCCATATCCCCCACCCCCGCTAAAGTAACATATCTATGCAAAAAGTTCAAATAGATTTAGAATTTCCAGACGCTTATGTTTACAAAGTTGTTATCTGCCCTCACTTAACActgttctttctctgccccttccagccTATTGCAATGACGAGAGAAGCAGTCTAAAACATGAGCACAGACTTGTAGTCATATAGAGTCCAGATGGAGCTAGCTAGGTTCTTATCTAACAtttcgttaaaaaaaataaataaataaataaataaataaataaataaataaataaataaataaataaagaagatatacatgtCTTAGTCAgttagggctgctataacagaataccacacattgagtggcttataaacaacagaaatgtatttctcccagttctggaggctagaagttcaagatcaaggtgctgggcCATTTCAGTGCCTGGTGAAGAGCCACTTCCTGGTCCACAGATggtcaccttctcactgtgttccTGCATGGTGGATGGGACAAGGGGGCTCTcctctttggggtcttttttatAAGGTACTAACTCTATTAATGAGACCTCGGCTCTCATTTCCTGATCACTTCCTGATCTTAAtacctcttaataccatcaccgtgggggttaggatttcaacatatgactttTGGGGGCCATAATATTCAGTTCATtgcaaaatatatacacacagatatatacattttgtttgttattgttttatcaGCGTGGTATTTAAGATATTCGCATTTCCTGCTGGATTTTCTTCCTCTTAGTCAAGACGGATCACAATCATttgttatttagttttaagagatggtagttctttttactttatttcatgtttttactcCTTGTATCAGGAAACCAGTGGCACAATTTTCCATGGGCCCTCTGATAATCGATAAAGTAAATCCTTGTAATTCCCTCCTTCATCTACATTTCTGCATTGGGCATTTATGAGGATCTACGGCATGTCAGGCACAGAGGGGGTTTGATCTCAGTCCTGTTGACAGCCTATTTCCCTTCACTTACTCCAggcctctttatttctttccacaGGTGCCACAGTGAACAGAGAAAACAGCTGCCAGTCTGACAGCAGCGGGTTCCTGGATGAACCACCAGAACCACTGCCCCTGCAGGTAGAAAGTCCCTGGAGGGCTGGAATAGgagtaaaaagaaagataagtagATAACACGCTGCCACATTTGGAAAAGAGCAACCAGCCCTTAGAAGATATGCACCCTAGGCACCCAAGGGACAGGGGACGATGAAGTCACAATAAACAAGGTGccatagggacacctggggggctcagccagttgagctcaggtcatgatctagcagtccttgagttcgagccctgcctcgggctccttgctgacagctccaagcctgcttcagattctgtgtctccctctctctctacccctcccccactcaacactctgtctctctcaaaaataaataaacattaaaaaaaaaaaaaagcaaggtgccATAAAGCTTagcattcctttcctttttttttttcttttgactttgctAAATAAGGAAGGTGAGCCTCCTAGAGAGAAGGTCCCAGTTAAAGTAGTAAACTAACATAAAACTGAATTTGTAACCCTGATCTCCTGACTCCTAAGTCAATGGTAATGATAAAGAAAcgacacacattttttttttccgagagacagagagcgcgcgtgtgtgagctgaggaggggcagagagagagagagagagaaaatctaaagcaggGTCTGCAGCGCAGAGtcagaggtggggctcaaacccatgaaccgtgagatcatgacctgagccaagatgaagagtcagacgcttaacagactgagccacccaggtgccccagacgcACCCACTTCTTAAACCGAGTGCCTCCACCACCCTCCCGACCCATTTGCCTTTATCCTGGTTTCTCACACAGATGCCTTCCTTGCCAAGCAGCCAGAGTCCTGCTGAGGATGGATATAGACAGCCGAGGGATCAGAGCCAGCATGCAGTCTCACCCCAGGGCTGCCAACCAGAGTCAGATGAGTCTGATTACAAGGGTATGGTGAGCACATCCTTTCCATATCAAGGCTGGAGTCTCTTGGAAGAAAAGGCCTCGATACAAATGGCGGAGAAAGAGTCTCAGTTTGAGGATATGGAGGAGCCACCACAGCCACTGACTCCGGACAGTGCCCTTCACAGGACCACCAGAGGGGGAGAGCCCTTGGGGAAAGAGAGCCACGTGAGGCAGCCCCCACCCATGCCCCCAACTGAATGTGAGACTGTGGTGGGCACAGTCACCTCCACACGTGATTGTCCTCTGGGGTTTATGGCGACAAAAATGAAGGATGGGTTTTTCATCACAAAAATGAAGGATGGGTTGCTGAAGCCTGAGGGGCCTGGGGAAACACATGTGCAAAGCCACTGCTGCGAGTTCCAAAGATCACCTGGAATGGAACCTGCCCACAACAAGTTCCTCCATGTTGACTCTGAGGCCCCAACCGAAGAAGAAGGCAGTAAAACTTATTCTGACACCAACAGTATCTTACCGATGGGAGAAAGTCCACCACAGCACGTCCCCAAGCCCAGTAACATCGTGCCCTATACAGTTGACCTCATTCAAATATCCGAAAAGTCCATTCCCCACCTAGGCAAACTGGCTGGAGATACTCCCCAAGCAAAGCCAACATTTAGTGCTTTGGGTCAAATACCACCTAGGGCAGAATCTGAGATGGAAGACCTTCCTCCAAATGCTGACTCAAACACTGTTAGCTCCAAGGCTGTGACGGTCCAGATGTCCTCCAATCTGGCATCGGCTGCTCAGAATGCTGTGGCTCTGGGGACTGATTCTAAAGGAACAACTTTAGAATGCACTCTGTGTGACCCTGTCCCCACAACAGAACCAGGACTGGAGACAGAATCAAGACAGTGCAGTGATGTTTCCATTCAGACCTATATACGTGAGCCTAGGCCCTGGCATTGCTGTTCGGCCCCAAGTCTCACCAAATCTGCCTCTCTAGACACAGGCTTCCCTCGTATCTACCCAGCGGGCATCAGCCATGCCGTACCCGCTCACTGCTGTGTCTGCTGTCATCACTGTTCCTACTGCCACTCAGAGAGGCAGAGCCCCAACCCTGCGCCCTCAGCCTGTAGGCACTGCCCATGCTTCCATAATCATCTGGAGGCCCAGTTCATGAAGACTTTGAACGTCTTTCAGGACACTACAGTGAGGGAGTTGTGTTCTGTAAGTATTCATCTCTGCAAAGACGGGAAGACAGATGGAGCGATACCACGTTGGGGATAATGTTCAGGCCTCCTGAATGCAGGCACTGAGGGCATGCCTTTCTATCTCAGATCATGAGTAGTATCTGTAAAGTGTTTTATAGCTTACCATATATGCCCTCAAATTTCTTCTTATCTGATGCGTCCAATCAATCACCTTCTGAAGTAAGGAGGCAAATTTCATTATTAATCCCCATTTACAGAGGGATCTAGAACAATAAAGTCATGTGTAAGGTTATAAACAGTAACACATCTGTACCTCATCTCCAATTCAGTCTGACTGAACAGTTCTCTGTCCTAAATTCACTTAGCTGAATAATCTAGCACAAGGTACGAAcgctctctgagcctgttttgtAAAATAGGGAGACTATTCATGCCACCAACACAGGCTTGTTTTAGGTTAAGTGAGAGATTGCTTGTGAAGCACTCAGCACACTCAGGCACTCaaaacagtgcccagcacacagaaaGCCCTAGAAAATGCTAATTGTATGGCTGCTTCTGAGACATAGCATGGGGGGAAGCTCAGAGCCAGGTACAGGATAAGGGCTGGCTCTGGAAGCCAGGCAGGAAGACACTGATTAGAACGAGGACCACCGATTAAGCCTGGGCCACCTCCAGGGGTGAGTGACCCTCCATGCAGACAGAGCCCTCCTCATTTCTCTAGCTGGTGTTAACAGATGACCTTGGGCCCACGTAGCCCCAGCTGTGCGGAGAGATCTGGCAAGTGGAAATAGACCTTTCTCTTCACTTGACACTATGAGACATCAGCACTTCTGCAGAAAATACAGGGGTTTTGCATCTCATTATGCACAATGACCATCTTTAGACTTGTGTGTGGCTTTCAAATGAGTAGGCGTTTAAATGAGAGTGTCCATACAACCAGCTCATGTCTTCTAAAACCTTGTCTCACATTACCTTAGCCTGCTCTCCTCCTAGAATTCAcaattatccaaaaaaaaatgagggggcgcctgggtgcctcagtcagttaagagtccaacttcagctcaggtgatgatctcacgggttcaagccccatgtcgggctctgtgctgacagctgggagcctggagcctgcttcagattctgtgtctcctgctctctctgtccctctcccgctcacactctgtctctttctccttcaaaaataaacattaaaaaaaattttttgatgataTTTTTACCACAACTTGATCTGACATTATACATCCTGAAATGCATAGCATGTCAGGTTTTATTAGATGACAGTGCATTTCTCCATATTTAGATTCAAGGAACCACAAACatacattcaaagaaaataatcaacacaCACACTTGCATTATTATACTTACGTGCaggtatacacacatgcacacacacacacacttgcagaAAAGCAAGTAAAAATGGGGGAATGCATTCACCCATGAGAGGAGGCTACTTAAACTGAAGAACAAACtcaagaatgaagagaaaagccATGTATGGTCAGTGAGTCTGGGTTTGTAAGGCCTGAAAAATATTCTGGAGAAAAATGTCTCTAAATCAGATGCTAAGTGCTAACTAGGactacaaaaattatttataaaaaaaaaattatctggaaaatggaTCTTGAACCACATGAAGATTATAGGCAGGGATAGGTACTATCTCTTACCTGTCAATGGAAGTTCCAACTGCGCATTGAAAGTAAGTGCAATTTTAGAtaaaagactcagaaaaaaatcCCCATCTCATCCCCTTACAGAGAAATATGTAACTGTGCAGAGACTCATTTGACTAATGGGCAGATTCCATTTTTGTTGTCCTGTGGGTCATCTAAAATAATGGTTTGTAGGTATGATTAAttcttatatatgtgtgtgaatttttcataataatttattaatttaaaaaaactctccaggaaagaaaatgatattatCTGAAAAAGATTTTTAGATATTAGAAAATGCttctataatgtttattatttagatttaaataaaaaggaagcataCACAGAACATAGAAAGTAATCGGAGCCAACTCAAAAGTGAAGTTTCAATGTTTTCTGGTGCTGTTGCTCTTACTATTGAAGTTAAAGTCTGTTTTAATGGGCTTGGGTCAGCAAAGTAGACCTTCAATTAACCTTGGGTTACAACCCAACACTTATATTGGAAAAAAGAGTTCAAAAcaacttcttttttgttttccttgccgaaatttttccttttttctgaaaCTACTTCTATACCTGTTCTAGAGCTGAAATGTAGCTTTAGTATTTCCAAATGACCAGAAGATGGCAGTGTTTCAGAATCTTCCACATCACTCCCTTCTCAGGGACCAAATGGCCATCAGTTATTCCTAAATCCCAGCCCTGCATGCCTTCCAATCACAAAGGGTTACCCTAAAATAACTAGATGAAGCGTAATATTTAATGTCTCTAATGCTCAGCCTACTTGAGCGCCATATTTCCATGCCCCTGGCCTCACCATCCCTAGAACTAGTCAATTAGGACCATTCAAACAACTCACTGTTAAGAAACGAATAACTTCTCCCTGTGTCCAGCTACACTGTAGTTAATAATCCCTGCTATAACTCAGTTAGATCTTGAGaagagaataaatgaatcagGATACCTGGGCTTGAAATCTGCCCTTttttgaccttggacaagtcagttTGCCATTCCGTTTCAGAACACTTCTCATAATAAGAGCCCTCCGTGGCCTCTAAGATTTTTCTGGTTTCAAGAGCCCTACTGAGGTCACCTTTCAAGCATGCTTGTCAACATCAATAACAGTTCAAACACTCCTCTACCTGGTTCGAAAATACTCACACTGAAGCCAAAGTAATTTGAGAGTTTTGCCATGTAAAGTatgtttttcatataaaaatattaaaggatgGAATCAAAACTGAACTCTCAAAGCAAAATGATGAGGAGTTTTCAGTAGAAAAACATCACTTGAAGGAAAGTATATCCATTGTGacaattttagtaaaaataaccATGAGGCTGCCAGGATTTGACCATGGCGTTTTGGGGACAAGAGTAAGAAATCTGGGACTTCCTAAAAACAGGGCTAAGAGGAATTAACACAGTTGTAAGACCAGTCTCTGTGGAAGGAATAAGAGGAAGTTGAAAGAGGGCTGCCATGaaaatcagtttcttttaaagagctttccaggggtgcctgggtggctgagtcagttcagcatccgacttcggctcaggtcatgatctcaccattcctgagttcaagccccatatgggctctatactgacagctcagagcctgaagcttgcttcagattctgtatctcctctctctgcctgccccccatcctcatgctctgtctctcttggtatctcaaaaataaataaacattaaaaaaaaattaaagagctttCCAGAAGCTCTACCAGGCCTGGGAGAGAGAGCATTACAGTCTAAAAAGCATTAATGTCACTTAAAGTCAGATGGATGGAGATGCTGGGGTTCTGGATCATGCATCTATTCAAAGCATGATCCAACCTGGGCTGGAAAACTAGGCGGGTAACTAGTAAAAATTCAGCAAATCGTGAGGTTCCTGACAAATGGACTGGGTTTAGGGGCTGCAGGAAGATACATAAATTAGGAAACCAAGGCAGAAGCACAGTCATGCAGAGAAAGTACGATTTAAAGAACGGTTCACATCAGGAGCAATAAGGAGCAGGATAGGGAGAATAGACAGAGTTCAATTCTAGATTCACTTCATGAAGAGAGTAGGATGCCTCATCTATATCTGCCTTACTCCAGATGAGCTTGTTAGCTACATGGAGCTGATCCTGCAGATTTCACCACCAGGGATTGTGGTTAAGCAGGGCTAAgactaataacaaaatattctAAGCAGACTTTCTCTAATCAAACACATACCATCCAGACAGATGTGTTCAATGTTATTGAGATTCAGAGTGAGGAAGTATTCAGCACCCAAATTAAACAAGATTTAACAAGACTCAACTTTTCTAAGCACAAGCCCTCGCTCTGGGCGTTTGTCTACTGCTCTCCCTTATCTACATCCTCGCACCCCCACATCACTTAGTCCTCCAGACAGCCTTTCTGTCTCTGGGACATGATGCCACCAAGGGCCATCCTATAACAGCTGCTCTTCTGTCCCAGACCAGTATTGCCTCCACTAGCCTGGAGAAGCCAAAGGCTggcctttccctcttttctcccccacacATTAGCAATAGGGCTCCACTGCAGACCAGGGAGCCCAAGTGGGAAGGCAGGCTCTGCCATGGTGAGCTCTTGCAGTGAATCAGGAAGGACTCCCTTCTCAGCTCTTTTCTAATTGTTCTCAGTGCACAGTCAAGGAGATGGAAGCCATGAAGACGGTGTGCCAGTGTTTCCGGGAGCATTTAGAGGAAATTGAACGGCACCTTACAAGACAGCAGGCACTCTTTTACAGGGACATGTCAGAGGAGGAAAGGTAATTATTGAAGAGAGTCATAAAAGTAAGTAGCAGCCCACACACCTAGAGCAAGGAAAGGTAATCAGGGCAGGACAGATGAGCACCAGGGAGCAGGATTAATGAGAAATGagtccttttcctttgctttcctgttCTTGTCTTTGCTTTCTCAGTGGGAGTCAGTGAGAGCTATTTGCTAGATAGCAACACTTACTCTTTAAGGCCAAGGCTATTTGAGGTCAGAGGATGGGCAGTCAGCTGGGAAGAGGGGGGTGGCCAGCAGGATATCTTCAATTGATGTCAATGGGACTTATGCAAATGTAAATGTTGAAAATCTGCATTATTTTCACATAGATTAAAAGCATATATCCCAAAAGTAGATTAGCCATTGCCTGGTCCTGAAGGGTGGGAATAGGGTTCAACTGTTAAGGGGCACAGCTTTTATGGGGCAGATGGAAGCATTCCTAAACTGCCTGGTGGTGAGAGATACCACTTGGCAACTTTACTAAAAAATCATTGTAGTATACTGTTAAAATAGGTAAATCATTGTAGTATACTgttaaaataggtaaaatttgTGGGAGGCAAATTATTCTGCAATAgagttgtttaaaaaagaaaggaaacctggggcgcctgggtggctcagtcggttgagcatccgacttcagctcaggtcatgatcccatggtttgcgggttcgagccccgcattgggctctgcgctgacagctcagagcctggagcctgcttctgattctgtgtctctctctttctctgcccctcccctgctcaagctctgtctctcaaaaataaataagtttaaaaaaaaaaaacattttaaaagaaagaaaacctgccCTGGTAATATACCTATGTCTGCAACTGATACAAATAAAGAAGGTGACATTCCCTTTTAAGAAATGCCAGAggagtgaggcacctgggtgactagtcggttaagcttcggactctcggtttcaactcagatcatgatctcatggtttgtgggtttgagacctgcattgggctccacgctgaccttgcagagcctgtttgggattcttctctctctctgtctctctcaaaataaataaactgaaaagaaaagaaaagagaaaagaaaagaaaagaaaagaaaagaaaagaaaagaaaagaaaagagaaaagaagagatgaaaaaagaagagacGAGAAAAGAAATGTCAGAGGAGTGACCTCCATCTTGAGCGGGACGATGGAGGACTGCGCTTGGAGGTGATGTGAAATTTGgtgattttctattctttccgtgcagggaagaggcagagcaaCTGCAGACTCTACGCCAGGCCCTGCGGCAGCAGGTGGAGGAGCTGGAGTTTCAGTTAGGAGACCGGGCTCGGCAAATCAAAGACGAGATTCTATTGGTACGAGGCAGTGGGGTGTGAAGATTGATCACATCCTGCCCACCGTAGGAGGGATGCGTTAAATCAAAACCTGATTGCACATTCATTTCAGATGCTAGGGTTATGTGCCAATGCCtctgttttaaatataaagaaactgaagcccagaaaagTGCATCACTTGGCTCAAGGCCACGTGGCTGCCTAGCTGATGGCAGTGCAGGATTAGAACTCAGGTCATCTAATTCCTACGCCAATCTTTCCTCCTGCCTTGTAAATAAGAGATAAATATTATTAGCCATTTCCCCAAAGAGAATAAGAAACACAACTTTTGAGCTAGTATGGCTTAGTCACTTCCAGAAGCTCCTGCTAGCTCACAGAGCCCACTCTAGAGAATTCTCTGCCCATGAGTACCTTTCCCACAAGTCTGGCTTAGTTATTTGGCACAAATATGGTAAGttgtcctctctttctttccttattttccttgtAGCAGTTTGAGCTTCTCACAGAGGAACAATGGAAACACTATACAAATCTGCATCACTGTAACTGGACAGAAGAAAACGATGGCGAGACTTCGTGTGCTAAAATCCACTCAGCCATGGCCTCCCGGGTTGCCTTTCTTCTGGACGAATACCAGCAGGTTCCCGGCTCAAGCGTGACCCATACGGCTACCTGTTTTCCACCCACCTGGAAGAGCAACACCAGGATGTCTCCTCTAGCTCAGGCTGAGTCAGGTCCAGTCCCTTTGTCAAATTGTCCTATTGGAGGAAAGGATACAAATGACTTCCTCTAGATCAGAGCCGTTTTGATGACCTTCCTGCAAAACATAAGAGCACATTCTCACCAGACAAGGAAATCtaaatttccccccaaaaggTGTCTATCAATTCTTCTTCagctatttttgaaaacattctactctggggggcagctggggggctcagtcggttaagtgtctgactttggctcaggtcatgatcttggggttcatgagttttagcccagcgtcggtctctgtgccgacagctcagagcctggagcctcctttggattctgtctgtctgtctgtctctctctctctctgcccctcccctgctcattctgtctttctctcaaaaatgaatgaacattaaaaaaaattttttttaaatattctactcTGGGGatgactgggtagctcagtcagttagtcctctgactcttgatctcagctcaggtcttgatctcagggtcatgagttcaagccccgtattggggcatgaagcctacttaaatatacatatattctacTGTTGTTGAACCCAGGAGAAACTCAATATTTCAATATTCATTCAATACAGAATaaatgagcacctactgtgttcctGGCACAGGGAATACATGGTAGCCAAGATATATGTATCTTTGTAGCCAAGATGttagacaaagagagaaaataacaacaaacgaGTAAGATAATTTCAATATTGACAAATGCCATCAGAGAGGATAGTGTGGGAACAATGTAGGGGGTGGTGTGGAAGAAAAGCATATGGCATTCCTGAGGGTGACAAGGAAGACCTTGCTGACAGGAGGCTATTTGACTAAGACCCAaagagtgaggaagaggaagcCATGTGAAACTCTGGGGAAAGAACCTTCAAAGCAGAAGGAATGGGAACCTTAACGGCCCTGAGACAAAAACAGCCGGAGCCGCTGAGCACATGAGTGATGGGAGCACGGAGGGAGACGAAATCCACGGGACCCGTTGTGCACCAGAGTCTGAGAGCAGATCCTTCTTCCATGTGGAAGCCATTATAGGCTTTAAACAGGATTGTCATATAGTCAGGGTTACATCTAAAAATCACGAGGACTGCCTGTGAAGAACACACCGCCGGGGACTTGCAGCTAGGCAGCACTTCCGGTCATGACACCATTGGTATAATCCCTGAGGTGAGAAAGTGTCAACCTGCTTCCGTGCAGCTGGAGAGGTGTGTGAGGCCGCCATCCCAGGGAAATGCAGGATGCATTGGCAGGCTTGAAGTACTGAAGGAATGCTAAGGAACAGGGAATAATCGAGGAATGGAATGGTCAGAAAAACCTCATGGAAAAAGTAACCCCTTGAGAGAAGTTATAATTTGTACAAGACGGGCAAGTGGAGGCCACTTCCTAGCACAGAAACTAGGAGGCTAATTCTTTTGAGACCCCCCACTCCCAGAATGGGTCGCCTAGCCCTTCTCATGCTTCA contains these protein-coding regions:
- the ITPRID1 gene encoding LOW QUALITY PROTEIN: protein ITPRID1 (The sequence of the model RefSeq protein was modified relative to this genomic sequence to represent the inferred CDS: inserted 2 bases in 2 codons; deleted 1 base in 1 codon; substituted 1 base at 1 genomic stop codon) is translated as MTGCGRRGTASFRSSGSHPQKVYHSNRSRRKHVGQMHLLEGPIPETTVQVLEAMLKFPPSTSLPNYSLTMAERSHGSSNSPGGQEKSRREILRSTKRAWARLDQQLPPGSEEESQGLTIPLLEDTKQASIQQWLDSGFLVSVNENFQQDIDHTVSVREQGMVCMTVTDYMRXVSVSLCSNSLHPFSETPXLSRGTSFNSCHSTASIPQSIPEWLEFWEKDPVEILLDLGFGADEPDICTQIPARFLDCGSAARGITXQVFLEAQKQRMDIENPDLCGRFRQLDILDHVANAFSSLLNDVNILQNKAEEKYGGGNVQGTSVSEAQEHRRRMGGLFRRASKQSIAKDCSSEVSESLKIRGKFSIASAKSGEYGAELAAVTNNHDQSHLCPSAEHSSLQACDDLVPCHSPQALLGKQWPHPSTLAKRAPPSYMSERSVKDRTQKVNSIQANKLKNFSRLAGKVPDSFEMEEVQSFEEETGNPLDMTSGIAGATVNRENSCQSDSSGFLDEPPEPLPLQMPSLPSSQSPAEDGYRQPRDQSQHAVSPQGCQPESDESDYKGMVSTSFPYQGWSLLEEKASIQMAEKESQFEDMEEPPQPLTPDSALHRTTRGGEPLGKESHVRQPPPMPPTECETVVGTVTSTRDCPLGFMATKMKDGFFITKMKDGLLKPEGPGETHVQSHCCEFQRSPGMEPAHNKFLHVDSEAPTEEEGSKTYSDTNSILPMGESPPQHVPKPSNIVPYTVDLIQISEKSIPHLGKLAGDTPQAKPTFSALGQIPPRAESEMEDLPPNADSNTVSSKAVTVQMSSNLASAAQNAVALGTDSKGTTLECTLCDPVPTTEPGLETESRQCSDVSIQTYIREPRPWHCCSAPSLTKSASLDTGFPRIYPAGISHAVPAHCCVCCHHCSYCHSERQSPNPAPSACRHCPCFHNHLEAQFMKTLNVFQDTTVRELCSCTVKEMEAMKTVCQCFREHLEEIERHLTRQQALFYRDMSEEEREEAEQLQTLRQALRQQVEELEFQLGDRARQIKDEILLQFELLTEEQWKHYTNLHHCNWTEENDGETSCAKIHSAMASRVAFLLDEYQQVPGSSVTHTATCFPPTWKSNTRMSPLAQAESGPVPLSNCPIGGKDTNDFL